The following nucleotide sequence is from Corylus avellana chromosome ca7, CavTom2PMs-1.0.
ATCGATGTCCGCCAAAGTCCCAgtcttccttctccttctttaACTTCCACGCAATTGTAGCCGTTGGACTTCTCCGCCTGGCCCTCCAGAGGCTAACCTCGGGCCTTGGGTGTGGAGCATTGAATGATCGTTGGTGAAGCTGAATGAGAAGGGAAGAAAGCAAAAGTTGTCCGTGCTGGTCAgaattttaggatttttgtttgtttgttatatttACTTTTAGATTTTCGTTTTTGGGGAAATTTGTGAATGTAGACGTCAAAATTTGTATATAAGGACCCATTCACCTGTCTGATCCATTTTGCACTTTTGGTCCCGAGTCCAAAGTCCAAACCCATTTTGGTTTGCATTTCTCCCTCACTAAACGCTAGGCTGCAAGTCCAACATAGATCCGCGTGGGCCAAGAACATGAGAAGGCTGGGTTGGCCCACGAAGGTAAGAGTACCACCCTCAGAGAAGACACACGTCACACACCCGCAGAGAATAACCCCCTAGACTAATATATCTAGTGCTGATAGTTTCTTTATGTTACAAAATGTGCCTTGATTCAAGGGTATAATATTGGAGTAATGTTAGAgactatttttttatcttcttaaagttgatgtaattttcaaaattactattggatcaaaattcaaatatgattcatataaaatttaatggtgattttaaaataaaatgatcatacttagcattactcataatatTGTCTTTTAGCTACTGACATTATTCCCATTAGCATATATTTTGCACGTTACAATATGCTTAGTACATGTTTTTAAGAATGTCTTAAACAtgctaatcattttttttttcctatttagaCGAGGGGAAAAGAGggaaaggaaaaacaaaacaaacaaaatatagcAGCAGTAATTAAAAGTTACACATGAGGGTCTTTGCCACTCTTAATtctaaggaaaaagaaacatgtTGATCACTAACAAATGTTCTAATCTAAGTACTTTGTTGGAATAAAGCCTATACTCAACGGAGGCATTATGAATGAGACTTCTCTGCAATCTGATTTCTTCACAAAGTTCCATGCTCCTGCAAAAGCAGAAGTTAATTATGTTTGATATGTTGGGACATTTGGAAATTCTCATAATACAATAGAAAGAAAACAACTTCTGCCCTGAAAAAGCAAAACCAGAGTGACTTATAAAGCACCTATTGATTAGAATAAGATGGAAATTTTAGGTAGTTTAATGTTTTAGTCCTAATAAGAGGTACATGTGGACTTTAATGAGGTGGAAACCTTAATTTAATGTTTTCATCCTAGTAAGAGCCCTGGAAAATCTACTTGTGCTAGCAGATTGTATACCTAAGTAAGACTTATGCTTGTGGTCCGAaagaattatttgaaaattgaaaggtttGAATTCAAAGCCCATATACAATACTTAGGATAGTCTTCAATCACTTTATGATTTATCTATCACTGGCTAAAACTTCTAAATTAAAATGTGTTGCAGTAATTGAGTTGGTCCATATCCAATACCTAGAAAAGCATTTTGATTTGATGTAGTTCCCTAGTGACGTCCTCCATATTCATTCTTTCCTTTGGCGATTCCAATAAACAAGCAATGCTGATTTGGAAAACTGAAAGTAAACATTTCTGCATACTGGCATTCATCTGGCTTAAGTTCTCAATGTAACtttcctcttcctcctcaataTCATCGCGATCATCATATTTGTAACTATCGTTTTCTATTGGCATTGACATTTCATTTACTTCTTTTGTGAGAAGGTTTGGATCAACAATCTGCATAAGTCTTTCCTACAATACCATCTTAACAAAGTTATAGAGGTTGAAATCgtcttcaaacattttttcaataGGCCTCTTTCCCGTGAACAGTTCCAATGCGAAGATCTCAAAGCTATAGACATCTCCTTCTTTTGATGCACCACCACCCATTCCATACTCTGCAATCAATCGATTTCATAGGTAATGTGACGATGATTTCATATAGCAGCTTAATGAATACTTTAAAAGATCTAGGATTTAGTAACTAGAAACaaaatttagttaatatttgGAAAATAAAGTGATGCCTGCATTCCAAAATCagaactaattttttttggaaattgcATGATAAAGGGGATCAATTTTCATACTTGCTTGGTACATGTGGCATGGGaagataaaattaatattaatgataaGGATCAACTAATTATGTTCTTCCCTTggtttttggttattttctgGACCAATTAAGTACTAGATAGAGGCTTTTCAACAAGTCATGGCTGCATGTATTGGTTATCCATGACCTAATTCTTTATTGGATGACAATTCAATGAAGTATCtttacacacacaaaacacaagATGAAAGataatattcttcttctttactgTTTTTTTCTCCTCTAGCTTAACCAACATTCATTCTCAGATGCACCTATTAAGTCTTCTTTGATcttgaaaatttcttttggtttgaattttcacttttcagctTTGATCCTTATCTCAATGTATTCTTCTCTTACAAAGGAAATGTGCcattattttctcatatttgagACTTGTTAAATAGTGCTCAAGTTCTAAGCACAACCTATTAATCTCTATCAAAGCCTTAAAATCATATATGGGACCAATATTCCTCAGTTGTAGAAGAAACCAGTTCTGAAAAGCAGCCCTGCCATTTTTCCAGCAGTGTCTGTCGTTTTCCTTCTTGTTAGTCCATGTAAATCGGATTggtatgttattaaaaaaaaaagcatatagagCCTTGAGGAAATaaatagaaagggaaaaaatgaaCATGTATAGCTTAGTAAAAAAGACAGTTAAAGAGATTttccaatttgatcaaaatcatgatttagAAGATTTATGTAGTTATGTCGCAGCGTAGCCAATTGTACCCTTCATTCCAACCATGCTGGTTTTATGTTGAGAAACATCATTGGTTGTAGAAAGGAGCCTTGCGAAACCAAAATCACTTACATGAGCAATCATGTCATCATCAAGAAGAACATTGCTTGGCTTTAAATCCCAAGGAATAATTGGTCTTTCGCATTGGTCATGAAGATAATGTAGTGCAAAAGAGACATCAATTGCAATATTTAGTCTTTGAAGAAGGTTTAAATTTCTtgattgattttcattgtcTAAATCTCGATGCAGCCACTTCTCTAAGCTTCCATTTGCCATGAATTCGTAAACTAGAGCTTTGAACTCATTACCACTATAGTCCATGCTGGAGCAACATGTTAATATCTTAATAAGACTTCGATGCCGTATATTTCTTAACGCATTGTATTCGACCATGAAACTCTTGGAAGCTCCTTTTTGTTGAAGGTTCAATACCTTGACAACAATCATCCTTTCCTCTTGATCAACAATTCCTTTAACAACAATTCCTTTATAAACAGAGCCGAAACTACCAGATCCTATTAAATTTCTTGGCGAGAATCTGCTAGTCATGTGATACAGTTTTGCGTATGAAACCTTTGAAATAATGTCAATTTCTGAGAGAGTAAAAGATGATTtctttcctgtttttttttctcttgtaaataATAAGAGATAAAGCAAGCATACTCAGGAAAAACACAGCCCCACAAACAATTATGACTATTAATTTGAAAGCACGAGATTTTCTTTGTTTCATAACTTTGATGTTGCATGCTTTCAATTGCAGGACCGAGATACCCCCACAAAGCTTTTTATTTCCAATCACGGATATTGTGCTTGCATTACCGAAGACTCCTTTAGTTGGTACCTCACCTTCCAAAtcattaaaagaaatattcaaATATCGCAAAACAGAGAGTTTCTATAGATCATTCGAAATCAGGCCTGATAAGTTGTTTTGTGAAAGATCTCAATAGACAAGGCTTTTCAAGGAAGCCAGAGATGGAGGCAAGGTTCCTTGAAATGAATTACCCTCTAGGTAAAGGTACTCCAAGCCCCAGCAGTCTCTAATAGTTGTAGGGATCTCACCAGATAGATTATTGTTAGAGACATCCAATTGATCAAGACTCTTTAAATTGCCTACTGCCACTGGTAAGGTGCCAGTTAATGAGATTTGTGACAGGTTGAGTTCTAATAATTGGGAAAAAAATACCGATATTGGGTATGGCTCCACCAAGGTTGTTTTGTGAAATGTCCAACTCCtgcaaatttttgcaattttcaaaACTTGATGAAATGCTTCCTTCCAATTTGTTATGAGATAAGAAAAGTTTAACCACTTGAGTGAGGTTGCCTATAGAGGCTGGTATTTGTCCTGACAATCTATTTTCATCCAAACCCAATCCCTGCAGCATTTGAAACTTCCCAAAATAAGAGGGAATTGTGCCATTGAACAGGTTTTGTGCCATGTTTAAGGTGGTTAAGTTTACGAGGTTTTCTAATTTTGATGGAATAATTCCGGATATTTGATTGCCATCAAGATATAGTTGACTAAGAAGCCTCGACAAATTTCCTATATATAGAGCTGGATAAACTTCCTCCAAATTTGTTATTTGAGAAATCAAGCATTTCCAGTTGGGTGCAGTTTTCCGAAGATGCCAAGAAATCCAAGTCCCTAGTTGAATAACTTCCAAGCTTATTTCTACCAACACCTAGCCACCAAAGATTTGGCAGGTTTCCCAGATCAGTAGGAACCTGTCCCACaaaattgtttttggaaaaaGCAAGCACTTCAAGCTTAGAAGCATTGGACAGTGAAAGTGGGATTGGACCAGAGAATTGATTGGTCGAGATGGACAAAATTTTGAGATTAGGGAGAGTGTGGCCTATGATGCTCATTGTTGATATATTGTAAAGGGCATAAGGGATCTTACAGGTTAGATTATTGCCCACCACTTCGAAGAAAGAAAACCTCTGCAAGCGGCCTATTTCTTCTGGAATCTTTCCCACAAAATTGTTAAGCGCCAAGGATAGCTCTTGGAGAGAAGAAATATTTCCCAAGCGCCAAGGATAGCTCTTGGAGAGAAGAAATATTTCCCAAGGAAGGTGGGATGCGTCCTGTCAAATTGATTCCTCCAATCTGAAGCATCTCAAGCTTCTTCAAAAAGCCAAGCTCATTAGGAATGTTCCTAGTAAGTTTATTCCTTGTGAAGTCCATCACTCTGAGGTCAGGACAGTTGGTGAAGTTGCTCGGGATCTGCCCTGTCAACGAGTTATTGCTAAGAAGGAGATTCTGCAATCTGAACAAATGAGTAACTTGTGGAATTTTCCCGGATATGAAGTTGTCTTGGAGATCAAACAACCTAAGAAAGCTGAGGTTGCCAATGAAAGGTGATATGGATCCACGCAAAGCATAGCCTTGTAGGTCCAAGGCTGTAACTCTTTGATGCTGACGGCTACATGAAATCCCCTGCCATCTGCAGAAGTTGATAGAATCATTCCAGGAGCTCAAGATGTTATGCGGGTCGTTTGCTATTAATTCTCTGAATCTGAACAAAGCCAGACGATCTGTCTCATTTATTGGAGCGGCAGCAATAGTACATTATGAGAAGCAGAGAAAGTTGAAGGAGGTGAAATATTGGATCAAGACACATAAAGATGCAGAACATTATGAGAGTTCTTGTCAACTTCATCCATCTAATATATATCCAGCTACCATTACCAAGAGCCACTATTGGAGACCAGTATGGCATGAAACGACATAATAGTATGGAAATCATTGGCTGAGAATTGAAATTAGTGTTTCTATTCAATTCTAATAAGCTTGTTGCGGCTGCATATCTTGTTAAGGTACATTTGACTTGAAGGAGGTGAGTAGGAGACAAAATGGTGGTCGAGAGGATGGCTTTCAAAGCAATTGTCGGATCTTTGAGTTTCAACTTGAGTTAgcattaattaacaaaataaacaaaataaggaATTGTTGACTTTTGCTTTCAATATAAATCTGTTCAACCATTCTGTCTGGGCCAtgattatatatctttttttctttgtagaaATGGGCAACACATCTTTATAATAAGGTTAATTTGGACAGGTTTTTAATATATTACGGTGTTTAAATCATTCAcatgtttggtttggtttggtttgctTATCCTTGTCTACTTGATGACGTGCTGGCCGCCTACACAGTAAATCATGCCTCAtgcctgttagaatatatttagaatattttctgattttatattattgatttatatttttttaagtataagtcAATTAAAATTAAGCATACACAATTTGCATTAGAGACACATTACACACGTGATTTGCCTCACTAACATCCATTGCATCACAAAATGACTCTGCTGGTCTCTTGGACGATGTATTTCCTTGCAatcataattaatattcaatggaacctttttttctgtaaattttaaaactagacttgatgaaatatatatatagaataaagaTTCGTAATACATGTAGATCAAAAGCTGGTTTGATTTATTCCAACAAAACACATACGCGCTCAAACAGCCAAACCGTGCTAGCTCAACACACTATAAGCATTCGGGTCATTAGtgtccaaatttttaaaaagcaactaaaaaaaaaaacatgggcaTTACAAAAGAGACTTTTCTGCAACCATACTTCTTCACAAAGCTCCGTTTCCTACAAAATTACATGGTACAAAACagcttttgctcaaaaaaacataaggaaacaaaaatcaaatcacttataaagttaaCATCGGACTTAAAGAATTAAGATATCTTATAATTGATTGTCCAAATTGCATTGAATTTGGGTAGCCACCATGAGGACATATGTGGGGCGTATGTGCCTTGGGCAACTTAGGGTTTGGGCTCCCTCGGCCGAGAATAATTGGGCCCTACACTTGTCCTTGTTATGAGGTTACTCGAATTGCATGCAATTTGGGCAATTAATTATAATGGATCACAAATCAAACGCAAACGAGGTGAAAACTCTTAAATGAATGTTTTGATCCTAATAATATCGTTGGAAAGTCTACTTGTGTATCATTCAATAAACttataaatcaaaatttgtAGTGCCTTACCTTACTTGGTCCTTATTCATGGATCCTGACTTGTAGAAAATCTGTTTTGATCCGAAGTAGTTCCCTAGTGACATCTTCCATCTTTATTCTTTCATTTGGGGCTGCTAATGAACAAGCAAGGCTGATCTTGAAAATTGAAAGTAGGCACTTTTGCACATTAGAATTCATATGGCTTAGGTTCTCAATAAGGACTCTTTCTTCTACTGCCTCAATATCATTGTGATCATCGTTGTTGTAGCCATCTTCTGTTGCCACTTCTAAATCTTCCACTTCTCTTGTGAGAAGATTTGGGTCTACAACTTGAACAAGTTTTTCTGTTGATGCCATTTTAACAAAGTTATGAAGGTTGAAACCATCTTTAAACATTTTGTCGGTGGGTCTCTTTCCTGTGAACATCTCCAACAAAAAAATCCCATAGCTATAGACATCTCCTTGTGCTGATGCCTCACCACCCATTCCATACTCTGCAATTCATATATTTCACACACAAAGTTAACGTGGTAATGATTTCAAATAGCGGTTTAATACATAATTTAAAAGACTTGGGATTTTATATTTAGAAGctacatattttatttagtcttagaaaataatgtgaaaaatagTCTGTATTCTACAATTAGAACTCGTGAAATGTTTTGGGATTTTGGATAATAAAATAGGTCAGTATTAGAATCATATCAACTAATCATTGTCGTTCCTTcgttttaagttatttgttggACAAACTAAAGagtatgttaaaatattaatttaaacacTTAAAATTCACAATTTCTTATCGACTcaattttttgggataaatgttaatttaaaataagttttaagTCTAAACCTTGTACCCGTAATTTATCCCATACttcaattaaaataatccaCATATTGTCTAGTCCAACGCAGCTATGCATGTCTTTTCTTATATATGCTAGCCTTATTAATCTCTATCAAAGCCTAAATACTATATGTGACCAATATTTTCAAGCAATGTATACAAAAGACcggttttattttgaaaaaaagtgttcTCACCATTTTTATAGCAGGGTTTACATGTTCCCCTTCTTGTTAGCCGACATATAAATTTGATATATCTAATGGACATGTTATAAGAATAAGTATGGAGAGCATAGTAAAAAGATGGTTAGTAATACTTTTCAACTTgaacaaaatcatgatttaaAGGATTTAAGATCGAAGTAGTGATGTACCTGGAGCAGCGTAGCCAATAGTACCCTTTATTCCAACTGTGCTCGTTTGATTTTGAGAATCATCATTTGTTGCAAAGAGTATCcttgccaaaccaaaatcacttaCTTTAGCAATCATGTCGTCGTCAAGAAGAACATTGCTtggcttcaaatcacaatgaatgATTGGTGTTTCACAATGATCATGCAGATAATGTAGTGAAGAAGCTACATCAATCGCAATATTTAGTCTTTGAAGAAGGTTCAAATATCTTTGTGGACTTTCATTCTCTCTATCATGGTGCAGCCACTTGTCTAAATTTCCATTTGCCATGAATTCGTAAACTAGTGCTTTGAATTCATTGCCGTTATAGTCCACGCTTGAGCAACAAGTTAAGATCTTCACGAGATTTCGATGCCGTATATTTCTTAACGCATTGCATTCAGCCATAAAACTCTTGAAAGCTCCTTTTTGTTGAAGGTTTAACACTTTCACAGCAACCATCCTTTTTTCCTGAGCAAGAATTCCTTTATATACGGAGCCAAAACTACCAGATCCAATTAAATTGGTAGGAGAAAATCCATCAGTAGTTTGATAAAGCTCCTTATACGAAACATTTGAAAGAAAGTTGGTTTTGGGGAGTGTAGAAgatgattctttttttgtttttctcctcCTATAAAGGAcaagaaatgatgaaaatagaataaaacataaaaccccACTAACAATTATGACAGTTAATTTAAATACATGAGATTTTCCTTCCTTCATAACTTTGACATGGCATGCTTGTAATTTTAGTTCTGGGATACCTCCACAAAGCTTTTTATTTCCTATCACTGATATTCCACTTGTATTTCGAAAGACCCCCTCGGTTGGTACCTCCCCCACCAAATTGTTAAATGAAAGATTCAAATACAGTAGAACAGAAACTTTCTGTAGATCTTTGGGAATTATTCCTGAAAAGTTGTTTCGTGAAAGATTTGCATAGTGAAGGTTTTTCAAGGATGCCAAAGATGGAGGAAGGTTTCCTTCAAACGAATTATCTTGCAAGTAAAGATTCTGCAAACTCAagcaatttccaatggtttcaGGAATCTCACCAAGGAAATTGTTTTCAGAGACATCAAAAtagtaaatatttttcaaattgcctACTTCCATAGGTAGGATGCCCGTTAACGAGTTTTGTGATAAGTCGAGTCGTAGTAATTGGGAAGAAAGACTCGTTTCGGGTACGGCTCCGCTAAggttattttttgaaatatttaagaGCTGCAAACTCTTGCAGTTTCCAAAACTTGATGGAATGCTCCCTTCCAATTTGTTCTGATATAAATTAAGATCGCCCAATCGAGTGAGGTTGCCTAGAGATGATGGTATATCCCCCGACAATATGTTTCCATACAAAGACAATTCTTGCAGCTTCTGTAACTTTCCAAAATAAGTGGGAATGGTACCTGTGAACAGGTTTTCCGACATGTCGAGGATACTTAAGTTGATGAGATTCTCTAATGCTTTAGGAATAGTTCCAAATATTTGATTGGCACCCATGTATAAAGTACTAAGTTGCTTCGACAAATTTCCTATAGAATGAGGTAAACTACCTCCAAAATTGTTAAGAGAAAAAGCTAGCACTTCCAGCTTGGTGCAGTTTTCCAAAGATGTTAAGAAATCTAAGTCCTTGGCTGAATTACTTCCAAGATTAAGATTTTCACCAACATCTAAAAGAGAGAGATGTAGCAGGTTGCCTAGATCAGTTGGAACTTGTCCCACGAAATTGTTTTCGGAAAGATAGAGAAATTCAAGCTGGGAAGCATTGGATAGTGAAACTGGGATTGGACCAGAGAATTCGTTATAACCGATGTTCAAGTTTAGGAGATTAGAGAGAGTGAGGCCTATATTGGCTGGAAGAGTGCCATTAAGTCGGTTACTTCCGACTTCAATGCTCTTCAGAGTTGATATATTGTAAAAGGAATAAGGGAACGTACCAAACATATCATTTTCCACAACTCCGAAGTAAAATAAGCTTTGCAAATGACCTATTTCATCTGGAATATTTCCCACGAAATAATTAAGCGAAAAGTCAAGTGCTTGGAGTGAAGAAACATTTCCCAGAGAAGGTGGGATGCCTCCCGTCAAATGATTTGTGGAAACGTCAAGCAACTCAAGCCTCTTTAAAGAGCCCAACTCAATAGGAATATTCCCAGTAAGATTATTCCCTAGGAAGTCCAGGACTCTGAGTTGAGGACAGTTGGTAAAGTTGCTTGGAATTTCCCCTGCTAACAAGTTACTGCTAAGATTGAGATGTTTCAGCCGGAAGAGATGAGCGAGTTGTTGTGGAATTTCGCCATGTAAGAAGTTGCCTGAGAAGTCGACGAAACTAAGAAAGCTGAGGTTGCCAATGTAAGGTGATATGGATCCACCTAAGGTATAGGCCGATAGTTCCAAGCCCGTAACTCTTTGATGCTTGCGGCCGCATGTAACTCCCTGCCAGTTGCACAAGTGGATGGAATCATTCCAAGAGGTGAAGATGTTAAATGGGTCATTGGGTatcatttctttgaatttgagtAGAGCCACACGATCTGTCTCGTTGGTTGGAGAGGCAGCAGCAGTAGCGGCAGGTTGGAAGCATAGGAGGGTcatagaaaagagaagaaggtaTGTAGTGCATAGCATAAGTGCAGGTAATAAGTTACGGGTATGAAGCTTCATTGGAATGGAGAGAAGGGAAGCAGAGTATTTGTGAGATATTGTGCGAGGTAGAGCAAGATCTTTGTAGGACTCACTTAAGAACGCGTGAGAAGTGGGCCAAAAGGAATTGTTACAAAGACCGAAAAGACTTCACTAGCATGAAGTGGCCGTTCCATACGCGCGCATTAATGGATCTAATTAAGTAGTTGTTGAAAACCAATATTGTGATAATTGGGTTCAGGAAGCTGGAGGTGTCTGCCACTAGCAATAACAATACAGTGTCTCTCAGCGTCGTGAGCGAGAGAAGTGAACGAATCAAAgagatgaattaaaaaaataattatattttgaatagTTAAAGTAGTTTAAGATGACGAACTTTCTACTTTTTGCCAAAATTAggttaaattttacaaaaaataaaaaataaaaaaagcaagcTCCATCAAATTATTTATtcctttctttcattttaagGCTTGTCACACCTCTATCTCCCCACACATTCGGAGAACAAAAACCATTATCTACCctattttcttatgtttttatatttcttctccaattttctctctccttcacCTTTATGAGTTTGTAACTTTGtggagaataaaaaataaatgaaaatagaataaaaattatatttaaatagaatagagtaaaatttagagagtttgTTATTTGAGAATTGCTAGGGAtaccaaatcttttactaagAGCGCTGTCAAACTGGTGTATAACTTATTCATTAGTATCTATTACAtgtctcttaattaattattttattcctctccaataaataaattacatatcaatttaataaatctCTTTTGATAAAAGCAGTGACTCAAAGAATACTTATTTCTCATACATTGGTAATATATCTTTCACTTGCAACTTGCTAAAAATTCTGAGCTAGAAATGGAATAAAATACTCAGTGTCATCACTGAAAAGACTTGTTCAAGGAACGCGTGACAAGTGGGCGTAATTAAAGGAGTTGTTAAAAGTCTTTTGGCACCACACTGAAAAGACTTCAGTAGCACGACTATAAAAAGTCTTTGGCAAAGAGACTCTTCATATGCATTGTATCCACAGCAAGTGGCTTTCGTAATGGACGACCTCGGAGTCCATGACTGACCTGGAGAGTTGCACTATGGACTGTCCGATGGAGTTGATCCAATCATCCTTTTCCTTCCCTGGGTTCCACAACATCGTAGCTGTAGGGTGTGAAGTTGGAAATTTCAAAGCACACAATTAGTTCTTGGGTCCTTGACACGGTGATAGTAACATCTTGAACGCGTGAGAAGTGGGCAAATAAGGACTTGTCAAAAGTCTTTTCCCTTTTAACAGAAATATACCTCGACCCCcggccttttctttttttcttcgaTCAATATcttgttattgttgttttcGGAAGAAAAGTCTTTAACAATCTATGTAGCAGCTAGAAATGCCTATTTCCACGATTAAGGACAGTAATGACTGTAGGGTACGtagaaaatgatatatatatatatatatatatatatatatatatatatatcttgtcaGGAGAAGCGCGCATGAGGCTTCAGCGTTGGGTTTACGGTTTGCTTGACTTTTCAAAAAGCAATAAACATACAAATGGGATGATAGATTAGAATAGCAAATTCTACCAAGAAAATTCTCTTGGTAGAATTTTCAAGCACAAGTTCTTGAGTCCTTGACACGCTGATATTAATATCTTAAACGCGTGACAAGTGGGCGTAATTAATGGACTTGTTAAAAGTCTTttggcacaaaaaaaaaaaaaaaacgctgaAAAGACCGGAGCAAGatcattttcagttttttttttttaaaaaaaaaaattagaaaatatttaattaattatattggaggagtatttttatctttttcactttttgaatgaataa
It contains:
- the LOC132188126 gene encoding probable LRR receptor-like serine/threonine-protein kinase At3g47570: MTLLCFQPAATAAASPTNETDRVALLKFKEMIPNDPFNIFTSWNDSIHLCNWQGVTCGRKHQRVTGLELSAYTLGGSISPYIGNLSFLSFVDFSGNFLHGEIPQQLAHLFRLKHLNLSSNLLAGEIPSNFTNCPQLRVLDFLGNNLTGNIPIELGSLKRLELLDVSTNHLTGGIPPSLGNVSSLQALDFSLNYFVGNIPDEIGHLQSLFYFGVVENDMFGTFPYSFYNISTLKSIEVGSNRLNGTLPANIGLTLSNLLNLNIGYNEFSGPIPVSLSNASQLEFLYLSENNFVGQVPTDLGNLLHLSLLDVGENLNLGSNSAKDLDFLTSLENCTKLEVLAFSLNNFGGSLPHSIGNLSKQLSTLYMGANQIFGTIPKALENLINLSILDMSENLFTGTIPTYFGKLQKLQELSLYGNILSGDIPSSLGNLTRLGDLNLYQNKLEGSIPSSFGNCKSLQLLNISKNNLSGAVPETSLSSQLLRLDLSQNSLTGILPMEVGNLKNIYYFDVSENNFLGEIPETIGNCLSLQNLYLQDNSFEGNLPPSLASLKNLHYANLSRNNFSGIIPKDLQKVSVLLYLNLSFNNLVGEN
- the LOC132187463 gene encoding probable LRR receptor-like serine/threonine-protein kinase At3g47570; the encoded protein is MKEGKSHVFKLTVIIVSGVLCFILFSSFLVLYRRRKTKKESSSTLPKTNFLSNVSYKELYQTTDGFSPTNLIGSGSFGSVYKGILAQEKRMVAVKVLNLQQKGAFKSFMAECNALRNIRHRNLVKILTCCSSVDYNGNEFKALVYEFMANGNLDKWLHHDRENESPQRYLNLLQRLNIAIDVASSLHYLHDHCETPIIHCDLKPSNVLLDDDMIAKVSDFGLARILFATNDDSQNQTSTVGIKGTIGYAAPEYGMGGEASAQGDVYSYGIFLLEMFTGKRPTDKMFKDGFNLHNFVKMASTEKLVQVVDPNLLTREVEDLEVATEDGYNNDDHNDIEAVEERVLIENLSHMNSNVQKCLLSIFKISLACSLAAPNERIKMEDVTRELLRIKTDFLQVRIHE